A single region of the Biomaibacter acetigenes genome encodes:
- a CDS encoding accessory gene regulator B family protein encodes MLQKYSRALSRLIVLGAAPDVYETEVIEYGLMIILGTLLKFASIMAVSFILNTFAETMISLV; translated from the coding sequence ATGCTTCAAAAATACTCCCGAGCATTGTCAAGGTTGATTGTTCTTGGCGCTGCCCCAGATGTATATGAAACTGAGGTTATAGAATACGGACTCATGATTATTTTGGGCACTCTTCTGAAATTTGCATCTATAATGGCCGTATCTTTTATACTGAACACATTTGCCGAAACTATGATAAGCCTTGTATAA
- a CDS encoding helix-turn-helix domain-containing protein has protein sequence MTAKKTKLKELILKAQGGDKDALNQVIERFKPTLL, from the coding sequence GTGACGGCGAAAAAAACAAAATTAAAGGAACTCATCCTCAAAGCTCAAGGAGGAGATAAAGATGCTCTCAATCAAGTAATTGAAAGGTTTAAACCGACTCTTTTATAG
- a CDS encoding sensor histidine kinase — MKVFNKNLIIIFAFTVQIFAILILNQWMVASNRQLYMKNLPFFITYLLASLVLYFYIVKTTESLTRKEIEYKSIKAHLKEIEELLNTLSGQRHQHSKHIQTIQALLYTEEYDELKQYINGIAGEYRTTTEMLRLGNMALNAVVNVKRELMARNNIVFKANIMAKIQDIGISSWDLSTVIGNILDNAIEAVLEKPDNRLICFETDYRKEFFIFRISNNGLQIDEDDLGKIFQSGYSTREHETRGYGLYVVRKILDKGGGRIEVQSDQKLTTFDVYLPVKIL; from the coding sequence GTGAAAGTGTTTAATAAAAATCTCATAATAATTTTTGCATTTACAGTTCAAATATTTGCCATACTCATATTGAATCAGTGGATGGTTGCTTCCAACCGGCAGCTCTATATGAAAAACCTGCCGTTTTTTATAACGTATCTCCTGGCTTCGCTGGTGCTTTATTTCTATATCGTCAAAACCACTGAAAGCTTAACCCGAAAAGAAATAGAATACAAATCAATTAAAGCTCATTTGAAAGAGATAGAAGAATTGCTGAATACATTAAGCGGCCAGAGGCATCAGCATTCAAAACATATACAAACCATTCAGGCTCTCCTGTATACCGAGGAATACGACGAACTCAAACAATATATAAATGGAATAGCCGGAGAATACAGAACTACCACCGAAATGCTGCGATTGGGGAATATGGCTCTAAATGCGGTGGTAAATGTAAAAAGGGAGCTTATGGCGAGGAATAATATAGTTTTTAAAGCCAACATTATGGCAAAAATACAGGATATAGGTATCAGCTCATGGGACCTTAGTACGGTCATAGGCAATATCCTGGACAATGCCATTGAGGCCGTGCTGGAAAAGCCGGATAACCGGCTGATATGTTTTGAAACGGATTATAGAAAGGAATTTTTCATATTCAGGATATCAAACAATGGCCTTCAGATAGATGAAGATGACCTGGGAAAAATCTTTCAGTCGGGCTATAGCACGAGAGAGCATGAAACACGGGGATATGGCCTTTATGTGGTAAGAAAGATATTAGACAAAGGCGGCGGTAGGATAGAAGTGCAATCAGATCAAAAACTAACTACCTTTGATGTATACTTGCCGGTCAAAATTCTATAA
- a CDS encoding NAD(P)/FAD-dependent oxidoreductase, with the protein MAKVLVIGGGPGGLFAAAEAAGKGFDVTLMEKGKIGENIRCAEGFFDVLKLLGKPCAGVRFKVETLIIDARSTYKFDTRSLNLWMIDRSTWQKELSRRAVEKGVKIMENSPVSPKDLENLKTKYDFIIDASGAPPVTSRALGFSDFYKQNSGKTVQYLVEGDFSHINNSMKVGFLPDFWGYYWIFPKGRDEQGRETANVGIGDFNPLSPRNLRKMLDEVFKKERLDDGRHRILKILGGICPTRMPEKLVYDNILLVGDAAGLTSPLHGGGIDMAVLSGITAARALAEGPAKYESELKKLLQKRLKFESMVAEAWRKRNLDQVDRILSVACKLRLYRLISHPRLMNPLAVKFLEILL; encoded by the coding sequence ATGGCGAAAGTTCTGGTTATCGGTGGCGGCCCCGGCGGCCTTTTTGCAGCCGCCGAGGCCGCAGGGAAAGGTTTTGATGTGACCCTCATGGAAAAAGGTAAAATCGGTGAAAATATCCGGTGTGCCGAAGGCTTTTTCGATGTGCTGAAGCTTTTGGGCAAGCCCTGTGCCGGTGTGAGGTTCAAAGTGGAGACGCTGATTATCGATGCCCGCTCTACATATAAATTCGATACCCGGTCCCTTAACCTGTGGATGATAGATAGAAGCACCTGGCAGAAAGAACTTTCCAGGAGAGCCGTTGAAAAGGGTGTCAAAATTATGGAAAATTCTCCGGTTTCACCCAAAGACCTGGAAAATTTAAAAACAAAATACGATTTTATTATAGATGCCAGCGGGGCGCCCCCGGTGACTTCAAGAGCGCTGGGTTTTTCCGACTTCTATAAGCAAAACTCCGGGAAAACGGTACAGTACCTGGTGGAAGGAGATTTTTCACACATTAATAACAGTATGAAGGTTGGTTTTTTGCCGGATTTCTGGGGTTACTACTGGATATTTCCCAAGGGCAGGGATGAACAGGGGAGAGAAACCGCCAACGTGGGAATAGGTGATTTCAACCCGTTATCACCGCGGAATTTGAGAAAAATGCTGGATGAAGTTTTTAAAAAGGAAAGGCTGGACGACGGAAGGCACAGGATTTTAAAGATCCTTGGGGGAATATGCCCCACCAGAATGCCGGAAAAGCTAGTCTATGACAACATCCTACTGGTAGGAGACGCCGCCGGTCTCACCTCACCCCTGCACGGAGGAGGAATAGACATGGCGGTGCTGAGCGGAATCACGGCGGCAAGGGCCCTAGCGGAAGGTCCTGCAAAATATGAGAGCGAACTCAAAAAACTGCTCCAAAAGAGGCTGAAATTTGAAAGCATGGTGGCGGAGGCGTGGAGAAAAAGGAACCTGGACCAGGTGGATAGAATCCTGTCGGTTGCTTGCAAACTGCGGCTTTACAGGCTCATATCCCATCCCCGCCTGATGAATCCGCTGGCCGTAAAATTTTTGGAGATTCTGCTCTAA
- a CDS encoding RNA ligase family protein, whose translation MIVLHSPFYPMEPETFPRPFDDPDFGFQIKWDGTRILAHVSGEVKLFNRKKKSRTLQYPEIASSLFDIFKGRSLVLDGEIITLVNGKPSFQQLMRRDWASDPATVKSLMEKIPVTYVVFDILYLDGDELVNLTFQERDRLLKSLIPSIDPVVVTDTFPVIGTTLFDVVKQRGLEGIVAKRLDSRYEMGKKSNKWLKIKNKRLINARIGGYLAEGREVRSLLLGIFQDGDFIYIGRAGSGLKAAESRALYDLLSKSRVAACPFNTMPPLAAREKPCWVEPRLEIQVEYLDFTDEGYLRHPVIKGVDFDSV comes from the coding sequence ATGATTGTCCTGCATTCACCTTTTTATCCCATGGAGCCTGAAACTTTCCCCCGGCCCTTTGACGATCCGGATTTCGGTTTCCAGATAAAATGGGATGGCACCAGAATCCTGGCCCATGTTAGCGGGGAAGTGAAACTGTTCAATAGAAAAAAGAAATCCAGGACCCTCCAATACCCCGAGATTGCAAGTAGCCTTTTTGATATTTTCAAAGGGCGAAGCCTTGTCCTGGATGGCGAAATAATCACACTGGTAAACGGAAAACCCTCTTTTCAGCAGCTCATGCGCCGGGACTGGGCCTCGGACCCTGCCACGGTAAAATCCCTGATGGAAAAAATCCCCGTGACTTATGTGGTCTTTGACATCCTTTACCTGGATGGAGATGAACTCGTTAACCTTACTTTTCAGGAAAGAGACAGATTGCTCAAGTCTTTAATCCCATCGATAGACCCCGTAGTGGTCACGGATACCTTTCCGGTTATAGGCACCACACTTTTTGATGTGGTAAAACAGAGAGGTCTGGAGGGTATAGTGGCCAAAAGACTGGACAGCCGTTATGAAATGGGTAAAAAGAGCAATAAATGGCTGAAAATAAAAAATAAGAGGCTGATTAACGCCAGAATAGGGGGCTATCTGGCTGAAGGCCGCGAGGTCCGCTCCCTCCTGCTGGGGATTTTTCAGGATGGGGATTTTATCTATATAGGAAGGGCCGGGAGCGGCCTTAAAGCCGCAGAAAGCCGGGCCCTTTACGATTTGCTTTCAAAATCCCGGGTGGCAGCATGTCCTTTTAATACCATGCCACCTCTGGCCGCCAGGGAAAAACCCTGCTGGGTCGAACCCCGGCTGGAAATTCAGGTGGAATATCTTGATTTCACCGATGAAGGCTACCTGAGGCATCCGGTGATTAAAGGTGTTGATTTTGATTCTGTATAG
- the ligD gene encoding non-homologous end-joining DNA ligase, producing the protein MPQVYVEKRKLRLTNLSKVLWPDDGITKADFINYLAQVSPYILPHLKDRPMVFTRYPDGIYGKAFYQKNIPEYEPEWLETFETISDEDKIIRYAVINDKESLLWAANQASIELHPWLSRKGAPDCPDFAVFDFDPMENTDFEDARELALALKKLLDLQGLKGFAKTSGATGLQVYIPLEPVYTYEDVRIFTGFFCRVLEKTFPEKATTVRSVDKREGKVYLDYLQNIKGKTIIAPYSPRPRKGAPVSCPVTWEELEEGVTPDMFHIKNMSERLRQKGDLFSGVLTQRQRIDKWLK; encoded by the coding sequence TTGCCGCAGGTCTATGTGGAAAAGCGGAAACTGAGGCTTACCAATCTTTCCAAAGTACTGTGGCCCGATGACGGCATTACAAAAGCGGATTTTATAAACTATCTGGCGCAGGTTTCCCCCTATATCCTGCCGCACCTGAAAGACCGGCCCATGGTGTTCACCAGGTATCCCGACGGCATATACGGAAAGGCTTTTTACCAGAAGAATATCCCTGAATATGAACCGGAATGGCTGGAGACTTTTGAAACCATTTCCGATGAAGATAAAATCATAAGGTATGCGGTGATAAACGATAAGGAGAGCCTGCTGTGGGCTGCAAACCAGGCCAGCATCGAGCTTCACCCCTGGCTTTCGCGAAAAGGTGCACCGGACTGCCCGGATTTTGCAGTTTTTGACTTTGACCCCATGGAAAATACCGATTTTGAGGATGCCCGGGAGCTGGCCCTGGCTTTGAAAAAACTTCTGGACCTTCAAGGTTTGAAAGGCTTTGCCAAGACTTCGGGAGCCACGGGACTGCAGGTATATATCCCGCTGGAACCGGTTTACACCTATGAGGATGTGCGAATTTTTACCGGCTTTTTTTGCCGGGTACTGGAAAAAACCTTCCCCGAAAAGGCCACTACCGTTCGAAGCGTAGATAAAAGGGAAGGCAAGGTATATCTTGATTATCTTCAGAACATCAAAGGGAAGACCATCATTGCTCCCTATAGCCCCCGGCCCAGAAAGGGAGCGCCGGTGTCATGCCCGGTGACGTGGGAGGAACTGGAGGAAGGTGTTACCCCTGACATGTTCCACATAAAAAATATGTCCGAAAGATTGAGGCAAAAAGGCGATCTTTTCAGCGGCGTGTTAACACAAAGACAGCGCATAGATAAATGGCTGAAATGA
- a CDS encoding LytR/AlgR family response regulator transcription factor: protein MASILICEDDKSTLGMFCKLLEANPLIDEIYKAYTGREAVQIIKDKSPDILILDIDLPDIDGIQVAKIACDLNPEVAIAFVTGYPDFAAESFVVHPYDYIIKPIDVQRFQETVNKMAARRECDTLRNKLKLTGKFPLRADDGIIFLNLDDIIFIEKNGKETIIHTTNGVHKCNYNLKDLEINLNEGFYRVHKSYIVNVNMIDMIQNMGDSYIITFHNYDKTVLMSKNRFQFLKDRLI, encoded by the coding sequence ATGGCGAGCATTCTGATATGTGAGGATGATAAAAGCACCCTGGGGATGTTTTGTAAACTTCTGGAGGCAAATCCTCTTATAGATGAAATATATAAAGCCTACACCGGCCGTGAAGCTGTTCAGATAATTAAGGACAAATCCCCTGATATTCTGATTCTCGACATAGATTTGCCGGATATAGATGGTATTCAGGTGGCGAAAATTGCCTGCGACCTGAATCCGGAAGTGGCAATAGCTTTTGTTACGGGATACCCCGATTTTGCGGCAGAATCCTTTGTGGTCCACCCTTATGATTACATCATAAAACCCATTGATGTCCAGAGATTTCAGGAAACAGTAAATAAAATGGCTGCAAGGAGGGAATGCGATACATTAAGAAATAAACTCAAACTGACCGGAAAATTTCCTCTCAGGGCAGATGATGGCATTATTTTTCTTAATCTGGATGATATTATTTTTATCGAAAAAAATGGCAAGGAAACGATCATACATACAACAAATGGGGTGCATAAATGCAACTACAACCTGAAGGATCTGGAGATCAATCTGAATGAAGGGTTTTACAGAGTCCACAAGTCTTATATAGTAAACGTTAACATGATAGACATGATACAGAACATGGGCGATTCTTATATCATAACTTTTCATAATTATGACAAGACCGTTTTAATGAGCAAAAATAGATTCCAGTTTTTAAAGGACAGATTGATATAA
- a CDS encoding cyclic lactone autoinducer peptide has protein sequence MFKKIRKSLLTYLASMITLVAFTAVSPHSIWILYEPDIPDALKKTY, from the coding sequence ATGTTCAAAAAAATCAGAAAAAGCCTTCTTACATATCTGGCATCAATGATAACCTTAGTCGCATTTACAGCCGTAAGCCCCCACAGCATATGGATACTATACGAACCGGATATCCCGGATGCACTGAAGAAAACTTACTGA